CGACGCGGTCCCCGGCGCCGATGCCACGGTCCGCGACCAGGCGGCCCAGCAACGCGTCGACAACCTCGTCGGCCGGACGGATCGCACCACGCTCGACACCAGGCTCGCCGTGGATACCAAGGCCCCACTCGATCTCGTCCATCGCGAGCTCGAGCCCGGGCTTACCCGCGGCCGGCACCGTACACGCGGACAGCGCGACGCCCATCGTCGCGATCGAACCGGCCGCCGCGAGCGCCTCCCGCTTGACCTCGGCCAGCGGCAGACCGGCCTCGGCGGCGGCACCCGCGACCTTGTGCACCAGCACCGTTCCGGCCAGGCCGCGGCGTCCGGCGTTGCCTCCGCCGGCGGCGAGGGCGGCGTCGTCGGCCACCACGATCATCTCGACCTGGTGGCCTTCGGTACGCGCGATCTCCGCCGCGAGACCGAAGTTGAGCCGGTCGCCGGTGTAGTTCTTCACGATCAGCAGTACGCCGCCGGGACCACCGACCGCCCGGATCGCGGCCAGCACGGCATCGACCGACGGCGAGGTGAAGACGTCACCCACGACCGCGGCGGTCAGCATGCCGGGCCCGACGTACCCGGCGTGCGCCGGCTCGTGGCCCGCGCCGCCGCCGGAGACGAGCGCGACCTGGCCGCGCTGCCGCAGCGCGGCGTGATCGGCGCGGACGACCACGCCGTCGCCGGCCAGCCGGAGCCCCGGGTTGGTCAGCACGAATCCCTGGAGCATCTCGGGGACGACCTTCGCCGGGTCGTTGACGAGCTTCTTCACGGCGAACCACCATTCCTTGAATCGAACCTCATTCGATAATGTCGAATGAGGTTCGGAGCATAGGCCGTGGTTCAGCGCGCTGTAAAGAGCGCGCGGCAGCTAGCGGCGGTTCGACAGGACGTAGTCGTATGGGTACATCGCTCCGCACGCCTGGACCGCCCGCAAATCACCCGCCGATGCCCGACACCTCCTGTCGAACTGCCGATCATGGCCGGCACAGGAGCCTGGGTCAGCGGGGCTGGATCGGCCAGTGGGCGGCGCCGAGTTCGCGGGAGATGTTCCGGGCGGCCTCGCGGACCGCGGCGAAGGTCGCGTCGGCCGGCGCCCAGTCGACGGCAGGCAGCACGATCCCGATCGCGCCCACGACCAGTCCGGACGCGTCGAAGATGGGCGCCGCGAGACCCGCCTCGCCGAGTACCGCCTCCTCCCGCTCCGCGGCCAGCGCATCGCGGGCGACCTCGTCGAGCTGCTTGCGCAGTTCGTCCCCGTCGATCACGGTCTCCGACGTCATGCTGCGCAGCGGTCCGTTGGCGAGCAGTTCGTCGAGCTGATCCGGCAGGTACGCGAGCATCGCCTTCCCGAGAGCGCTCGCATGCGCCGGAATCACGATCCCCACCTCAGGCATCTGCCGGCTGCCGTCCGGACGCGGTTCGTGGTGGATGATCACGACCTCGTCATGCGTCAGCACGCCCGTACGCACCGCATGACCGCTGCGCCGGGCCAGCTCCTCCGACCAGGTGACCGCCCGCGAGCGCAGCTCGAGCGTGTCCAGGTACACGTTGCCGAGCTTCAGAACCGCCGGGCCGAGCTGGTACCGGTTCGAATCGCGATCCTGCAGCACCATGCCGTGCGCTTGCAGCGTCTTCAGGATGCCGTGCACCGTCGACGGCGGCAGATCCAGCCGGGCGGCGAGATCGGACAGGCTCAGCCGGCGCGCCCCCTGCAGCACTCCGAGTATCCGGATCGCCCGATCGACGGACTGAATCATTGGCGAACCCCTCAGCTGAACGAGCAACTCTTTACAGCAGTGAACCACAGGCGTACCTTCCGAGTTGCGTTCGACAATGTCGAATACGCTTCGACGTACTCACCTTGGCTCGCGGAGGAACTTCCATGCCTGACAACAACCTGCGGCAACGGCTCGGTACCGAACTGCTCGGCACCGCGATCCTCGTCTTCGTCGGCGTCGGCGCGGTGCCGGCGACGCTGATCCTGAACGGTTCGGCACCGATGACGATGGCCGATCTCGGGATGATCTCGTTCGCCTTCGCCGCCGCCGTCATCGGCACCGCGTACGCGCTCGGCCCGATCTCCGGCAACCACATCAACCCCGCCGTGACGATCGGCCTGGCGGTGTCCGGCAAGTTCCCGTGGGCGCAGGTGCCCGGGTACCTCGCGGCGCAACTCGCCGGCGCGTTGCTCGGCGCCGGCGCGATCCTCGGCGTACTCGGTTCGAAGGCGAGCGACCTCGGGCTGGGCATCGCGGCGTACGGGCCGGGGGTCGGCACCGCGCAGGCGTTCACGGCGGAGTTCATCGGGACTTTCATCCTGGTACTGACCGTCTTCGGCGCGACGCACCGCAAGGCGGCGGCCGGGTTCGCGGGCATCGCCATCGGCCTGGTCGTCTTCGCCGTGATCATCCCGATCGCACCGGCCACGGGCGCCTCGATCAACCCCGCCCGTACGGTCGGCCCGATGCTCATCCAGCAGCTGGCCGGCGGCCAGGTCCAGTTCAGCCAGCTACCGATCTACGTACTCGCCGAACTGAGCGCGGGCGTGCTGGCCGGACTGACCTTCCTCGCCCTGTCCCGAACCACCGCGGACCAGCCGACGGCCGCATCAGCTACCGCACCGACTGCTGCGCCAACCGCGAAGGGCTGATGATGCGTCCACCCGGCCTGACCGCGCCGATGCTGGCCGAGTGGCTTCGCGAGTTCGCCCGCCTGGTGAGCGAACACGAGGACCAGCTCAACTCACTGGACGCAGCCATCGGCGACGCCGACCACGGCACCAACCTCACCCGCGGCTTCGAGGCCGTAGCCGCCAACCTCCGCCCCGGGACGTACCCCGCCGCACTGCTCACCGACGCCGGCCACATCATCATCAACAAAACCGGCGGCGCCGCGGGTCCGCTCTTCGGCACGTTCTTCCTCGGCCTTGCCGATGCCGTAGGCAACAACCCACTGACGCCAACCACCTTCACCACCGGCCTGCAAGCCGGCCTCACCGGAGTAGTAACCCGAGGCCGCGCCGAACCCGGCGACAAAACCATGTACGACACCCTGGCCCCCGCAATCACCGCCCTGACCTCCTCGATCACCGCCCTGGCCCGTGCCTCAACCACGGACCAGGGCGGTCCCAATGCCACTCCGACCCACGCGCCAACCACCGGTCAGCACGATCCCGGCGCCACCCTCTCGCAGGCGTCCACCACCGGCCAGCACGGTTCCGTCGCCGCCTTCACGTACGCCCTGCAAGCGGCCCGGCGCGCCGCCGAGGCCGGCCGCGACGCCACCATCCCCATGCTCGCCCGCAAAGGCCGAGCCAGCTACCTGGGCGAACGCACCATCGGCCACCAGGACCCCGGCGCCACCTCCGCCGCCCTCCTCTTCACCGCAGCCGCAACAGCCCTACCCCTCCTCAACTAGGGCCCGCGACACCAGCAACCGCGACGTACGGCCAGCCATCCCTCAACCAGCTACTCCACAACTGTTCAACGAGTCCGGAACGTAGCCGCAACCTCAACCGGACTCCCAGTAGGCAACGCACTAACCCCAATAGCCGCCCGCGCATGCCGCCCAACCTCAGCGCCGAACGTAGCGACGAACAACTCAGTAGCAGCATCAGCCACCAGATGCTGCTCAAAGAAGTCCGGCGTACAAGCAACCCAGATGTTCACCATCCGCACCGAAACAACAGACTCCAACGACCCCAACGCCTGCTGAGCTGCCGCAACCACATTGACCGCACACTGCCAAGCACAAGCCCGCCCCTGCTCCACGGACAGCTCAGCCCCCAACCGCCCCCGCATCAGCAACTCCCCAGACTCCCCCACCGCAGTCTGCCCAGAAACCGAAAGCAACCCGCCATCAAGCGTCGCCGGCAAGACCACCGGCCGCTCGCCCCTCGCCGGACACCCCTCTTTCGTCACCCGCAAGAACGCCTCGTCCACACCAATCCCCTTTATTCCAAATGCCGAAGATAACTTCCCAATATCGTACTCTCACCTCCCTCCGCCGGTCGGACCGTCCCCAGTCACGTACCGGGCGAAGCCGACCAGCCGATCGACGACGGGACTCGGCCGTGACGGTCACACCTGACGCGGTGAACTCGATCAAGAACGAGTAGGTGGTCAGCCTGAAAGTGTCCCAATTGTCGTACTCGAAGTCCGAAACCTGACCGTACGCCTCAGCAGGCGGCTCTTCACCACCCGGCCTTGTACCGTCGTATTCCCACCCGCGAATCATGACGTCCGCAAAACACATCGCCACGACAGGCGTTCGAACGGCCGCCTCGGGCGTCCACCGCGCCTCGGTGTACTCGAACCGCAGAATCAGAGTTCGATCGACAGGTTGCAGCTCGATCCCGACCAGCCCCATGTCGTGCAATCGCACGGGGACACCTTGATCGGTCCAGAACTCATACAGCCCGGTGCCACCACCAGCGAGGTCACGCCGAGGATCAATCGACACACCACGAACCTCAGCTCGCCGCCGAGCATCAATCACAAGGCGCTCCGGCGCCCCTCGACCCCGCCATCACCTGCCCATACCCAGAGTGTCGCAGGACGGGTGTCTACATCCACGCTCATTCACAGATCGTGTTCCTGGACGCCCCGTGCGGAATACTGCGACCGCATATCAAGGTCGCCCGTACGCGAAAGGCTGTCATGAAACCAGTTCTGGTTGTGATCGCAAGTCAGCTTCTTTTCACGATTGGAGACCTGATCGCGCGGCTGAAGATGCGGCAGCACGGCTTCGCGGCCGACACATTTCTGTCCTGGTGGTTCGTCAGCTACCTGACGCTGCGGACGGTCGCAACCTTCGGACAACTCTGGGTACTCGCGAAACTCGTACTCGGCCAGGCCCTGCCGTTGTTCGCAGCCTCATCGGTCATCCTCTCAATGGTCCTCAGCGCAACGGTCTTGAACGAAGGCCTCTCCCCAAAGACACTCATCGGCGGAGGCCTCGCCATCGCAGCACTCGTAGCCCTCGCATTACCGTGGGGCTAGACAGACACCCTCAAGGCCGGCTCCGCTTGGCGCACAGCCCCTGCCCCACCGCCTTGAGAGCGTTCGACCTTCAAAGTAGGGGCAAAGGCTGGCTCCGGTGTCCTACTCGTCGGCCTTCTGCAGTGCGTCCAGACCGCCCTCGAACCACGCATGAGCAGCAAGCCAGGTGATCGCGACCCGCTGTCCATCTGTCGCCGCAATCTCTTCTGCGCGTGTCAGGAGATAGCCGAGCATGGTGTTGTTGTCCTCAGGCCACGGCGGATCAGGCATATGACGGTCGCGAAGGTGCTCGACGGATGCTTGCTTGTCGAGATAACCCTCCAGTTGTTCGGCCCATCGTGCAAGCGAATCGCCGCCGGAGTCACCGAACAACTTAATTACCCGTCCCACGATCACTCCCGTTGTCCGGCGAGCAGCGCAGCGCTCGCGCTCGCTCGTATTGACGATTAGGCGTCCGGGTCACGCTAACCTCTTCTCACGCGAGCTGCTGGCTACGGGCCGAGTACGCGCCTCATCGAGAGGCACGGGCATGTCATTGCAGTTTTCTATTCAGATAGCCCCCGAGTTGCTCTGGGCGATCCTCCCGACCGTTCTCGGGGCTGGTTTCGTTCACAAGATCCGCGGACGCAAAACGCAAGTGACACGGACCGCCGTCGAGACTTCTGCGTCGCACCCCGAAGAGGTTGGATAATCGGCTGAGGTCGACGGCTGTCCGGCTGTCTGGTGGAATGCCCAAGCGACGGGTGCCGGATGTTGGCGGTGGGGGCGCATCGTCAACGGCTGAGATCTCGGCCGTTGTGCTTTTGCTGGGGTGTTGTCGTGGGTGGTCGCTGTGGTTTGGGCGCTGGTGCGTCTGGTGAGACCTTGCTGGTCACAAGGTCGCGCACCCAATCGAGTGCGAGTAACCCGTGGACTGAAATTGCGCGGCTGTTGACCGGCGCGGACCAGCGCCCGGTAGATCCCCGACCGCGACGGCACCACCACACCGTCCAGCTCAGCCAGGCCCGGGTCGTGCTGCAAGTCGTACAGGATCCGGCGCGGACCCCAGCCCGGATGCACCCGGCGCAGTTCCAAGATCCTGGCCTCGACCACCCCGCCGAGCTGATGCGGGCACGACCCCGGCCGGCGCGAACGCGGCGCCAAACCCGCGAGACCTTCGTCCTCGTAACGGCGCAGCCAGGCGTGCACCGACTGGCGTGACACTCCCCACTGCTCGGCGACCTCGGACACCGACCGTCCGTCAGCCAACACCGCGAGTACCGCCTGGTACTTCTGCTCTTGCACGCTCAACTCCTGCAACATGAGTCGAGTGTCAAGAAACAACCGAAACCACCGTCAAGCATCTACCGGAGCCACGTAAAGCAAGAGCCCAAGCCAACCTGTCAAGGATGACCCGGACTCATACACGGTTTTGGTAGGCCCCGTGGGACTCGAACCCACAACCCGCGGATTAAAAGTCCGCTGCTCTGCCAATTGAGCTAGAGGCCCTCGTAGGGGTGTGGGGAACAGTGTGTCAGGTTTGGTGGGGGAATGCTCGGTGGGGTGGGGTGGTGGGTCAGGGGCGGGTTGCCAGGAGGTCGAGGGTGAGGGTGACGTGGGGGTGGACCAGGGCTGTGGTCAGGGGGTTCCAGTTGGCGTGCCAGGTATGGCGGTTGAGGGTGGTGGTTGCGTGGAAGTGGAGGTCTGGGCCGAGCTTGGTGACGGTTAGCGGGATGGTTATGGGGTGGGTGGTGCCGCGGATGGTCAGGTCTCCGCTTACCACGAAGTGCTGGACGTCGGTCAGGTGAGTGGGGGTGGCGCTTGGTTGGCCGGCGGTGGGGTGGTGGGGAGCGGGTGCGGTGGTGAGGTGTGGGTTGGTTGGGGGCTGGGAGGCGGGTTGGTGGGTGGGGGTGATGGTGGTTGTGGTGAAGGTTATTTGGGGGTGGGTGGGGGTGTTGAGGAAGTCGCGGTGGAGTTGGGTGTCTCGGCGGGGGTTGTTGGTGGTGAGGCTGTTGGACTGGATGGTCAGGTGGGCGGTTGAGGTGGTGGGGGTGGTGGCGTTCAGGTGCAGGCTGGCCTTGAAGGTGGTGAAGTGGCCTTGGACTGTGGGGCCGAAGCGGTGGGCGGCGGTGAAGGCTATTCGGGTTCGGGTGGGGTCCAGTACGTAGTCGCCGGTCAGGTCGGTCGGGGTCCGGTCGGTTGGGGGCATGTCGGTTGGGGGCATGTTGGTTCGACGGGGTGGGGTGGTTGGGTGTCAGGTCATACTGCGGGGGTGGAAGGCTCGTTGCGGTGTTGACTTATGTGGTGGGGGCTCGGGATCTGGCGGAGGTTCGGTTTGCGGTTTCGCCGGTGGCTGAGGTGGTTTTGTCGTTGCGGGCCTTGCGGGAGCCGGGGCGGTTTCCGTTGCAGTTGGGGTGGGTGCGGGCGGTGCAGCCTCGGGTGCGGGAGTTGGAGTGGGATGTACTGCGGTGGCTGGTCAACGACACGATGGGGAGTCCGGACTTTCTGACGCCGCGGCCCAGTTCGCCGTTGACGCAGTTCGCGGATGAGTTGCAGGTGATCGGTGCGGTCGATCAGGGGACGTTCGAGCGGCAGCTGGTCGCGGTGCATGGTGAGCTGCCCCAAGGCATCAGTGCCGGCAAGGTTGTGGAGGCGCTCGAGCAGTACTGGCAGGCGGTCATCCAGCCGTACTGGGGTCGCATGCGGACGCTCTTGTCGGCTGACATCAGCTACCGCGGGCATGTGCTCACGCAGCACGGTACGGGTGCCATGCTCAACGGACTCGGCCCAGCTATCACGTACGCGGACGGGCTGCTCAAGGTGGATCGCGTCAGCGACCCCAGCCGTACTGAACGGATCGACGGCCGCGGACTGGTTCTCCAGCCGACGCTGTTCGGTCCGCACGCTGTTATTCCGTTCGACGTCGGCGCACCGCCCTTGCTGGGGTATCCGCCACGTGGTCAGGCGCACCTGTGGTCTGTTGTCGAGCCGCCGTCGCAGCAGGACCTGGCGCAGTTGATCGGTACGCCGCGGGCGCGCATCCTCCAGCTGCTCACCTACCCGCGGTCAACGACCGACCTGGCCGGCGAGCTGAAGGTGACGCCCTCTGCGGTCAGTCAGCACCTGCAGTTGCTCCGGCGTACTGGGCTGGTCGAGCCGCAGCGTACGGGCAAACAGGTGCTGTACCGCACGACCGAGCTGGCCGCGCTGCTGACCGGAACCCAAGTCGACTGAGCCGTTGACACCTCCGGCACCACGCGGCAATAGTACGAAAGCGCTTTCGCACACGTCGTGGCAGCCGACGTCCCATGACCCGCCCGCACCCTGAATCAGGAGTCGGCATGCGACGTACTCTTGCGCTCGCCCTAGGAGTGCTCCTTCTAACCCTCGGCACCATCACCCCCGCCCACGCGGCGACTCTCGCCCTGACCCCGATCACCCTCGGCAACGTGTTCACCGACGGACAGGCGGTGAAGGTCGGTCTGAGTACCGACGCCGCGTCCGTGACCTGGTCGGCCGCCGATGTCAACGGCACTGTGGTCGCCACCGGTAGCCAGGCCGCCGCCAGTACGCTGCAGCTCTCGGTCACCAACCGCGGCTGGTACAAGCTGACTGTCCAGGCCGGCACGCTGACCGCCCAGACCACTTTTGCCATCCTCAGCCCGCTCAGTACCGCACCTGTCACCGGAGTCACCAGCACACGCATTGGTGACTTCGAGAACGCCGCTGAGGGCTGGACCTTCTACCCAGGCAGTGAGTTCCCCGGTGCGACCGGTGGCTTCGCGCTGGACACCACTGACAACCACTCGGGTACGCACGCCGGCAAGCTGTCCGGTGACTTCAGCGCTGGTGGGGCGTACGTGAGTGTGACCCGCCCTTTGCCAGCAGTGGCTGCGAACAGCGTCAGCCTCTGGGCCAGAACGCCCAACTTGTCGTTTCTGACGTTCCGGCTGACTGATGCGACCGGACAGGTCCACCAGCAGCGACTGACCTTGTCCGGCGGGACGGACTGGCAACCGCTGACTGTCACGCGCTTCGACGGCGGCAAGCAGTACGTGCACTTCGGTGGTGCGAACGACGGTGTCTGGCACGGTCCGGCGAAGCAGATCGAGGTAGTACTCGACAAGGGCGCCATCAGTGGGGCAACGAGCAGCAGTGTGAGTCTCGATGACCTGACCCTCAGCTCTCCCGCCCCTGCACCTACTACTCCGCTGGGCGACTACGAGAGCACTGCTGAGGGCTGGTCGTTCTATCCGGGCAGTGAGTTCCCTGGTGCGACTGGCAGCCTCTCGTACGACACAGCGTCGCCACAGAGCGGTGCGCAGTCGGCGAAGCTCACTGGTGACTTCACTGGTGACGGCAACTACGTGGCACTGCAGCGCACGTTCGTACCGGTCAACCTGAACGCACTGAGCCTGTGGGTCAAGAGCAGCCAGCTGTCAGCACTAGGACTTCGGCTGACTGACGCGACCGGTCAGGTCCACCAGCAACGTCTGCCACTGACTGGAACAGGTTGGCAGCAGCTGAATGTCACCAGGTTCGACGGTGGCACCGGATACTTGCACTTTGGTGGTGCCAACGACGGCGTCTGGCACGGGCCAGCCACTGCGATGATGCTGACTCTCGACAAGAGCTCGATCAGCGGTACGACGGCGTCCGTCAATGTCGACGCAGTCGCCGCGACCACTCCGCGTTCGCTGGTCGGCGCTAGCACCCACTTCGGCGGTAGCTGGAGCCCGAACGCCATTCCGCTGCTCGCACAGACAGGTGCACGTGGCGCCCGCGACGAGGCGTACTGGTCCGCTGCCGAGACCACGGCCGGTACGTACAGCTTCCCCGCCAAGGTCGACACCTACTTGCAGTCCTGGCAGTCGAACAGCCTCGACCCACTACTGATCGCGGACTACGGCAACTGCCTGTACGACTGCCCGGACCAGCTGTTCAACGCGCCGTACACCGACGCCGGCCGCGCAGCGTTCGCCAACTACGCCGATGCACTCGCAACCCAGTACCCACAGGTGCACAACCTGGCGGTGTGGAACGAGTGGGACGTCAACGCGGCCGGTCCGGCGAACAAGACGCCGGACAGCTACCTGGCACTGCTGAAGGCGACGTACACCAAGGTGAAGGCGAACCACCCGGACGTCACGATCGTCGGTGGTGGTGACACCGATGTGACGCAGCAGGCGTGGTTCCAGGTGTTCTGCCAGCTGGGCGGGCTGAAGTACCTGGATGTGGTGTCGATCCACCCGTACAACTACCTGCATGCGCCGGAGGGCCTCGGCGCCGCGATCGACCAGGTACGGGCGACCATCCGCCAGTACAACGGCGGTGTGGACAAGCCG
The genomic region above belongs to Kribbella solani and contains:
- a CDS encoding IclR family transcriptional regulator — its product is MIQSVDRAIRILGVLQGARRLSLSDLAARLDLPPSTVHGILKTLQAHGMVLQDRDSNRYQLGPAVLKLGNVYLDTLELRSRAVTWSEELARRSGHAVRTGVLTHDEVVIIHHEPRPDGSRQMPEVGIVIPAHASALGKAMLAYLPDQLDELLANGPLRSMTSETVIDGDELRKQLDEVARDALAAEREEAVLGEAGLAAPIFDASGLVVGAIGIVLPAVDWAPADATFAAVREAARNISRELGAAHWPIQPR
- a CDS encoding DUF5937 family protein, whose amino-acid sequence is MAEVVLSLRALREPGRFPLQLGWVRAVQPRVRELEWDVLRWLVNDTMGSPDFLTPRPSSPLTQFADELQVIGAVDQGTFERQLVAVHGELPQGISAGKVVEALEQYWQAVIQPYWGRMRTLLSADISYRGHVLTQHGTGAMLNGLGPAITYADGLLKVDRVSDPSRTERIDGRGLVLQPTLFGPHAVIPFDVGAPPLLGYPPRGQAHLWSVVEPPSQQDLAQLIGTPRARILQLLTYPRSTTDLAGELKVTPSAVSQHLQLLRRTGLVEPQRTGKQVLYRTTELAALLTGTQVD
- a CDS encoding MIP/aquaporin family protein gives rise to the protein MPDNNLRQRLGTELLGTAILVFVGVGAVPATLILNGSAPMTMADLGMISFAFAAAVIGTAYALGPISGNHINPAVTIGLAVSGKFPWAQVPGYLAAQLAGALLGAGAILGVLGSKASDLGLGIAAYGPGVGTAQAFTAEFIGTFILVLTVFGATHRKAAAGFAGIAIGLVVFAVIIPIAPATGASINPARTVGPMLIQQLAGGQVQFSQLPIYVLAELSAGVLAGLTFLALSRTTADQPTAASATAPTAAPTAKG
- a CDS encoding DAK2 domain-containing protein, encoding MMRPPGLTAPMLAEWLREFARLVSEHEDQLNSLDAAIGDADHGTNLTRGFEAVAANLRPGTYPAALLTDAGHIIINKTGGAAGPLFGTFFLGLADAVGNNPLTPTTFTTGLQAGLTGVVTRGRAEPGDKTMYDTLAPAITALTSSITALARASTTDQGGPNATPTHAPTTGQHDPGATLSQASTTGQHGSVAAFTYALQAARRAAEAGRDATIPMLARKGRASYLGERTIGHQDPGATSAALLFTAAATALPLLN
- a CDS encoding glycosyl hydrolase, which produces MRRTLALALGVLLLTLGTITPAHAATLALTPITLGNVFTDGQAVKVGLSTDAASVTWSAADVNGTVVATGSQAAASTLQLSVTNRGWYKLTVQAGTLTAQTTFAILSPLSTAPVTGVTSTRIGDFENAAEGWTFYPGSEFPGATGGFALDTTDNHSGTHAGKLSGDFSAGGAYVSVTRPLPAVAANSVSLWARTPNLSFLTFRLTDATGQVHQQRLTLSGGTDWQPLTVTRFDGGKQYVHFGGANDGVWHGPAKQIEVVLDKGAISGATSSSVSLDDLTLSSPAPAPTTPLGDYESTAEGWSFYPGSEFPGATGSLSYDTASPQSGAQSAKLTGDFTGDGNYVALQRTFVPVNLNALSLWVKSSQLSALGLRLTDATGQVHQQRLPLTGTGWQQLNVTRFDGGTGYLHFGGANDGVWHGPATAMMLTLDKSSISGTTASVNVDAVAATTPRSLVGASTHFGGSWSPNAIPLLAQTGARGARDEAYWSAAETTAGTYSFPAKVDTYLQSWQSNSLDPLLIADYGNCLYDCPDQLFNAPYTDAGRAAFANYADALATQYPQVHNLAVWNEWDVNAAGPANKTPDSYLALLKATYTKVKANHPDVTIVGGGDTDVTQQAWFQVFCQLGGLKYLDVVSIHPYNYLHAPEGLGAAIDQVRATIRQYNGGVDKPIWITEAGWFTGTAQASVDEATQAMYLARAQLNVPGHDVDRFYMYDFKNDGVDPAAQEDNFGLVHHEADALGAYTPKPAYVAYATAARQLRGATFLGKEYPGNGLIDQVYAANDGTPFRAIWAASGANSTVTVKATGPVQVTSLYGLSYTMSPDANGQVSVTVGVWPTYISGTNVTSVTAP
- a CDS encoding YceI family protein; this translates as MPPTDRTPTDLTGDYVLDPTRTRIAFTAAHRFGPTVQGHFTTFKASLHLNATTPTTSTAHLTIQSNSLTTNNPRRDTQLHRDFLNTPTHPQITFTTTTITPTHQPASQPPTNPHLTTAPAPHHPTAGQPSATPTHLTDVQHFVVSGDLTIRGTTHPITIPLTVTKLGPDLHFHATTTLNRHTWHANWNPLTTALVHPHVTLTLDLLATRP
- a CDS encoding RidA family protein, producing MDEAFLRVTKEGCPARGERPVVLPATLDGGLLSVSGQTAVGESGELLMRGRLGAELSVEQGRACAWQCAVNVVAAAQQALGSLESVVSVRMVNIWVACTPDFFEQHLVADAATELFVATFGAEVGRHARAAIGVSALPTGSPVEVAATFRTR